The Leptospirales bacterium genome has a window encoding:
- a CDS encoding lactonase family protein, which produces MMCRIVRNAWSYRGRIALCLCLSSCYDARTDSKPELSLFLLDYFPLYSRFVFAVSTTNATLHAYRIDAGSGALNEVSSALVSGAPPLWVATNPIYRAVYVSRNQTPGGISSYRYDNESGALSFANTQLLGPGNDFSHRVFATPAGDAVYFSRVQGATDFYRSMLDAQGIPTGNVLALATGFAGNSQASAISPRGDLVLSADFGVKGIRRLAIDGSGAMSDLGATNLGGAYTVSPISFTPDGNLALAGTDNSQHIAVLRVESDRSLTLLNLFTPGFNVSHGIIDPRGRFYFAISGGNRIVSYRIFSDGTLSAIAELPISNDLQSACVEAGGRFLYLTAYDDGAVAEQIYAFRVSTAGVVSFVASAPLGDLGRSCAASVDRY; this is translated from the coding sequence ATGATGTGCAGAATTGTCCGAAATGCCTGGAGCTACCGCGGCAGAATTGCGCTCTGCCTTTGCTTGAGTTCCTGCTACGACGCCCGGACTGACTCAAAGCCAGAATTGAGCCTGTTCTTGCTGGACTATTTCCCGCTCTACAGTAGATTCGTATTTGCTGTTTCGACGACCAACGCCACGCTGCACGCTTACCGCATTGATGCTGGCAGCGGCGCATTGAACGAAGTCTCCAGCGCGCTGGTAAGCGGCGCCCCGCCGCTCTGGGTGGCAACCAATCCGATCTATCGCGCTGTCTATGTGAGCCGCAATCAAACTCCCGGCGGAATCTCCAGCTACCGCTACGACAACGAAAGCGGCGCTCTCAGCTTTGCCAATACGCAGCTGCTGGGTCCGGGCAATGATTTCTCGCATCGTGTCTTTGCAACGCCAGCAGGCGATGCTGTGTACTTCAGTCGCGTTCAGGGCGCCACGGATTTTTATCGCAGCATGCTGGATGCACAGGGAATTCCAACGGGAAATGTTCTGGCGCTGGCAACCGGCTTCGCAGGCAACTCGCAGGCCTCGGCCATCAGCCCGCGCGGCGATCTTGTGCTCAGCGCTGACTTTGGCGTCAAGGGTATCCGACGCCTGGCCATTGATGGCAGCGGCGCGATGAGCGATCTGGGCGCGACCAACCTTGGCGGCGCCTATACCGTATCGCCGATCTCCTTTACTCCGGATGGGAACCTGGCCCTGGCCGGCACGGACAACAGTCAGCACATTGCCGTGCTGCGAGTGGAGAGCGACCGGAGCCTGACGCTGCTCAATCTCTTTACGCCGGGCTTCAATGTTTCGCACGGGATCATTGATCCGCGCGGGCGCTTCTATTTTGCGATCAGCGGCGGGAATAGGATCGTATCCTACCGTATTTTTTCGGATGGTACGCTCAGCGCTATTGCCGAATTGCCTATCAGCAATGACCTCCAGAGTGCCTGTGTGGAAGCAGGCGGTCGCTTTCTTTATCTGACGGCTTACGACGATGGCGCAGTTGCGGAGCAAATCTACGCCTTCCGTGTTAGCACGGCGGGCGTGGTTAGCTTTGTGGCGTCGGCGCCGCTTGGCGATCTTGGACGCAGCTGTGCGGCAAGCGTTGACCGCTACTGA
- a CDS encoding 3-hydroxyacyl-CoA dehydrogenase family protein produces the protein MKEIKTVTILGVNGTMGAGSASIVAAFGDAKVYALARTVEKAREGINAAVASVRSDVIATRMIPGSYDADLARAVAESDWVFECVAESYEVKEPLNKAIAAARKPGTIVSTVSSGLSIARLASHFDADGQKHYYGTHFFNPPYKLTLCELVTHPGNDPKLSQELSEYLTKKLLRYVVLTNDTPAFAGNRIGFQLMNEAAQLAETHQDKGGIHLIDSILGGYTGRAMSPLATVDLVGLDVHKAIVDNIYENTKDGAHATFQMPGYFQKLMDQGAMGDKAGKGLYRRSKTADGKRLKHVYDIKKNDYVDLPALSVPFKKDAVAAIKDSDYQGLGRVFLEAKGFEADLLRHFLARYVAYSLSLIPEVTDQNGVDGAMGFGFSWVPASAWVDLLGGAAATRKFIESQKLEVPPFLAGNNGVPFYQLRDRLDFRQLFRAG, from the coding sequence ATGAAAGAAATCAAGACCGTAACCATCCTTGGCGTCAATGGTACAATGGGCGCCGGTTCCGCCTCCATTGTAGCCGCCTTTGGCGACGCGAAAGTCTATGCCCTGGCGCGCACCGTGGAAAAGGCCAGGGAAGGCATCAACGCGGCCGTTGCTTCGGTGCGCTCCGACGTGATTGCCACGCGCATGATCCCGGGCAGCTACGATGCCGACCTTGCCCGGGCCGTTGCTGAAAGCGACTGGGTCTTTGAATGTGTGGCCGAAAGTTACGAGGTCAAGGAGCCGTTGAACAAGGCCATTGCCGCCGCGCGCAAGCCGGGAACCATCGTCTCTACGGTAAGCTCCGGCCTGTCTATCGCCCGTCTTGCTTCACACTTCGACGCCGATGGACAAAAACACTATTATGGCACCCACTTCTTCAATCCGCCTTACAAGCTGACGCTCTGCGAACTGGTGACCCACCCCGGCAATGATCCGAAACTCAGCCAGGAACTCAGCGAGTACCTCACGAAAAAGCTCCTTCGGTACGTAGTACTTACTAACGATACTCCGGCCTTCGCCGGCAATCGCATCGGCTTCCAGCTGATGAACGAGGCCGCTCAGCTGGCCGAGACCCATCAAGACAAAGGCGGCATCCATTTGATAGATTCTATTCTGGGCGGCTATACCGGGCGGGCCATGAGCCCGCTGGCCACCGTCGACCTGGTGGGCCTGGATGTGCACAAGGCCATTGTGGACAATATCTACGAGAATACAAAAGATGGGGCCCACGCCACCTTCCAGATGCCGGGCTACTTTCAAAAGCTGATGGATCAAGGCGCTATGGGCGATAAGGCCGGCAAGGGCCTCTACCGTCGCAGCAAGACCGCGGACGGCAAGCGTCTGAAACATGTTTACGACATCAAGAAGAACGACTATGTCGATTTGCCGGCGCTGAGCGTACCCTTCAAGAAGGATGCAGTGGCGGCCATCAAGGATTCCGACTACCAGGGTCTGGGGCGCGTGTTTCTGGAGGCGAAGGGATTCGAGGCCGACTTGCTCCGCCACTTTCTGGCGCGCTACGTCGCCTATTCGCTTTCACTGATTCCAGAGGTGACGGACCAGAATGGCGTAGACGGCGCCATGGGCTTTGGCTTCAGTTGGGTTCCAGCATCGGCCTGGGTCGATTTGCTGGGCGGCGCCGCCGCAACGCGCAAGTTCATCGAATCGCAGAAGCTGGAGGTCCCGCCCTTTCTGGCCGGGAACAATGGAGTTCCCTTCTACCAGTTGCGCGATCGACTGGACTTCCGTCAGCTGTTCCGCGCCGGCTGA
- a CDS encoding TPM domain-containing protein: protein MSRKLQRLILAGALCSTPFAALAAREVPYLSGRVNDTAHMMSAAQVEKLEAQLAEQEKQTSNQVAILTIDSLQGEILETYSLKVAETWKLGRADVDNGVLFLIVRDERLMRIEVGQGLEGALGDAICRRILDLVVKPHFKQGDFDGGVQAGVDAILGVIKGEYTPPDESEQSDSGFGDIPILVRILSGLLIFFVLGIFTWVLIIMKEFTWFLYLFLIPFYAIFPAIPLGVPGNFIALAIYLLGVPLLRLIIPKTKAGARWRSNAGNWVSTSSGGSGGWSSSSSSGSSFSGGGGGFSGGGASSSW, encoded by the coding sequence ATGAGCAGGAAATTGCAGCGCCTGATTCTGGCAGGCGCCTTGTGCTCGACTCCCTTTGCGGCGCTAGCTGCGCGTGAAGTTCCCTACCTGAGCGGACGGGTCAATGATACCGCTCATATGATGAGCGCGGCGCAAGTTGAAAAGCTTGAAGCCCAGCTTGCAGAACAGGAAAAGCAAACTTCCAACCAGGTAGCGATTCTTACCATCGACTCTTTGCAGGGCGAGATCCTGGAAACATACTCGCTGAAGGTGGCCGAGACCTGGAAGCTTGGTCGCGCTGACGTGGACAATGGCGTTCTCTTTCTGATTGTCCGCGATGAACGCTTGATGCGCATTGAAGTAGGTCAGGGGCTCGAGGGCGCACTGGGCGACGCTATCTGTCGTCGCATCCTGGATCTGGTGGTCAAACCGCATTTCAAACAGGGCGATTTTGACGGCGGCGTGCAGGCCGGCGTGGATGCAATTCTTGGCGTCATCAAGGGCGAGTACACTCCTCCGGATGAAAGCGAGCAGTCAGACAGCGGTTTTGGCGACATCCCGATCCTGGTGCGAATTCTCTCCGGACTCTTGATCTTCTTTGTGCTCGGGATCTTCACCTGGGTTCTCATTATCATGAAAGAGTTCACCTGGTTTCTGTATCTCTTTCTGATTCCCTTCTACGCCATATTTCCAGCCATCCCGCTCGGTGTTCCGGGTAACTTCATAGCTCTGGCAATCTATCTGCTGGGCGTCCCCTTGCTGCGCTTGATTATTCCAAAAACAAAAGCCGGCGCGCGCTGGCGATCCAATGCCGGAAACTGGGTCTCTACAAGTTCGGGAGGCTCAGGGGGCTGGTCCAGCAGCAGCTCCTCCGGTTCCAGTTTTAGCGGCGGAGGCGGGGGCTTCTCCGGAGGCGGGGCCTCCAGCAGCTGGTAA
- a CDS encoding keratin gives MPRDFWRLSATIALLTLFFWQSALAAEGESGYFDWTDIFLPASSSGDQQLRRRLERLEGEIESLRSLERQLQQERELNVRQRSELNQTRQALTTLEREVQILRRSNGRAPAGAGAPSSGGSLNITPAPQSGTTDAEAIRWNALYPGMGHIRRDYEWRGWGYAIGFGLSSALTLWSYSQEQSLRSQASTLDLSYFDHQAQYQSARLRTQRFLLLSAGIYAISLADAVWTFSAPVAFDEQGAPVLRLQLSARF, from the coding sequence ATGCCCCGCGATTTCTGGCGGCTGTCGGCGACGATTGCACTGCTAACGCTCTTTTTCTGGCAAAGCGCGCTGGCAGCGGAAGGCGAATCCGGATATTTTGATTGGACTGATATTTTTCTGCCCGCATCCAGCAGCGGCGACCAGCAGTTGCGCCGACGACTGGAACGTCTGGAAGGCGAAATTGAAAGCCTGCGTTCCCTGGAACGCCAGCTCCAGCAGGAGCGGGAATTGAATGTTCGCCAGCGGAGCGAGCTGAACCAGACGCGGCAGGCGCTGACGACGCTGGAACGAGAAGTGCAGATTCTTCGACGCTCGAACGGCCGGGCGCCAGCCGGAGCGGGTGCGCCCTCGTCCGGCGGCAGCCTCAACATCACCCCGGCGCCGCAGAGCGGGACGACCGACGCCGAGGCGATTCGTTGGAACGCACTCTATCCTGGCATGGGTCACATTCGTCGCGACTATGAATGGCGCGGCTGGGGTTATGCCATCGGCTTTGGTCTCAGCAGCGCGTTGACGCTCTGGTCCTATTCGCAGGAACAGAGTCTGCGCTCGCAGGCGAGCACGCTGGACCTGTCCTATTTTGATCATCAAGCGCAGTACCAATCCGCTCGACTGCGAACACAAAGGTTTCTGCTGCTGAGCGCAGGAATTTACGCCATCAGCCTGGCGGATGCGGTCTGGACATTCAGCGCGCCGGTCGCATTTGACGAACAAGGCGCGCCTGTGCTCCGCCTGCAGTTGAGCGCTCGCTTCTAA
- a CDS encoding sodium:alanine symporter family protein — MDANAFGALLKGAADALWGPPLVLMLGGVGIFLSVRLRLVQFTHFIHAFYLGFVKRKESDDRPGDITHFQALMTALSATVGVGNIAGVAIALKAGGPGALFWMWLTGLLGMATKYAEAVLAVHFRVQAADGRMLGGPMYYLSRGLSWGKAPALAFAIFGALASFGIGNMSQAHQTASALAGVFGTPVLLTAIVIALATGAVLIGGIRSLARVTQVITPAMIILYVAGGVGVLAIFADRIPGAFARILGEAFSPSAAGGGILGGAFLQALYHGMRRGMFSNESGLGSAPIAAAAARTNHPVAQALVSMTQTFIDTIVVCTITGLVILVSGVSLNDNLQGEALTRAAFSAGLGATAGGWIVAISLSLFAYSTLLGWSYYGEKCAEYVFGMKVRFIYRTAFTILAFTGCLLQLDSVINFSDAMNALMAIPNLIGLLALSGVAATITRQYDRKQTA, encoded by the coding sequence ATGGATGCAAATGCATTTGGCGCGCTTTTGAAAGGCGCCGCCGACGCGCTGTGGGGTCCGCCGCTGGTCCTGATGCTGGGCGGAGTCGGAATCTTCCTGAGCGTTCGTCTGCGGCTGGTTCAATTTACTCATTTCATTCACGCCTTTTATCTTGGCTTTGTCAAACGTAAGGAATCCGATGATCGCCCCGGCGATATCACCCATTTTCAGGCCCTGATGACCGCGCTCAGCGCAACCGTTGGCGTCGGCAACATTGCCGGTGTTGCAATTGCATTGAAGGCCGGAGGTCCCGGCGCCCTGTTCTGGATGTGGCTGACGGGCCTGCTGGGCATGGCTACAAAATACGCCGAAGCAGTGCTGGCGGTTCATTTTCGGGTGCAGGCCGCGGACGGTCGCATGCTTGGCGGACCCATGTATTATCTGAGTCGCGGGCTGTCCTGGGGCAAGGCGCCCGCTCTGGCTTTTGCGATCTTTGGCGCTCTGGCCTCCTTCGGCATAGGCAATATGTCGCAGGCCCACCAGACAGCCAGCGCATTGGCCGGCGTTTTTGGAACTCCGGTGCTGCTGACGGCAATCGTGATTGCCCTGGCCACCGGCGCCGTGCTGATCGGCGGGATTCGTTCACTGGCTCGCGTAACGCAGGTCATAACACCGGCAATGATTATCCTCTATGTAGCCGGCGGAGTTGGCGTGCTTGCAATCTTTGCCGACCGCATTCCCGGCGCCTTTGCCAGGATCCTTGGCGAGGCCTTCTCGCCTTCGGCTGCAGGCGGCGGAATTCTTGGCGGCGCGTTTTTGCAAGCGCTGTATCATGGAATGCGACGGGGAATGTTTTCCAACGAGTCCGGCCTCGGTTCCGCTCCTATCGCTGCAGCCGCGGCGCGCACCAATCATCCCGTCGCCCAGGCGCTGGTATCAATGACGCAAACCTTTATTGATACGATCGTGGTCTGCACCATCACCGGCCTGGTGATTCTGGTCAGCGGCGTTTCGCTGAACGACAATCTGCAAGGAGAGGCGCTAACGCGTGCGGCGTTCAGCGCTGGGCTTGGCGCCACTGCGGGCGGCTGGATAGTCGCCATCAGTCTCTCGCTATTTGCTTATTCAACGCTGCTTGGTTGGAGCTACTATGGCGAGAAGTGCGCCGAGTATGTATTTGGAATGAAGGTCCGATTCATTTACCGCACGGCTTTTACAATTCTGGCTTTCACCGGTTGCCTGCTTCAGCTGGATTCTGTTATCAACTTTTCCGACGCCATGAATGCCCTGATGGCCATTCCCAATTTGATTGGCTTGCTTGCGCTGTCTGGGGTTGCGGCGACGATCACCAGGCAGTACGATCGCAAACAGACCGCGTGA
- a CDS encoding acetyl-CoA carboxylase carboxyltransferase subunit, whose translation MNKVTLDNPFQSPSAAAAAPANAYEESLAMGHDLIARPLRGGGKARVTVQHAKKRMTVWERIKVLTEQAPNVFFQNWGRQLDGASIVTGILNIKGRDVAVYGHDFTQRAGSMDATNGAKLARLIHMAGEHGIPLIGMNDSAGAYVPAGVGGLDGYSEAFYALRKISGKVPSIMLMFGFNAGGGAYLPRQGSFMIQPNETFFGLTGPTVVKEVLGENITPDELGGPMVHGKSGVVDIVAPDELGALRKSLRLMSYLPDNNHSLAPFHATSDPIDRKTYEIEILLRRTFTSPSGFNTPFDMTLIIQQICDHGAFFEIQPQRARNLICAFGRLNGHVVGFMANNSAEASGQIDIMSAYKGSRFVRFCNLYNIPVIFLEDTTGFLPGREQESNGIVQAGRALLDSIIDLRTPRILLIVRNAFGGAYAVWNSHFIGADLVFAYPTARVAVMGPAGKEYVYKEEMQAARAKFREALKAGTPQAEAQKALDQTLASLNQRYERELMNPKEALSLGSISSVVMPEDTRARLAESLSYLMRRYKASAYSDVQREFH comes from the coding sequence ATGAACAAAGTGACGCTGGATAACCCCTTCCAATCGCCGTCGGCCGCAGCCGCAGCGCCGGCCAACGCCTACGAGGAGTCTCTGGCCATGGGCCACGACTTGATTGCCCGGCCCTTGCGGGGCGGCGGTAAGGCGCGCGTTACTGTCCAACACGCCAAAAAGCGGATGACCGTCTGGGAAAGGATCAAGGTCCTCACTGAGCAGGCGCCCAATGTTTTTTTCCAGAACTGGGGTCGGCAGCTGGACGGCGCCAGCATTGTTACCGGAATTCTCAACATAAAGGGTCGCGACGTTGCCGTCTATGGCCACGATTTTACGCAGCGCGCAGGATCGATGGACGCCACCAATGGCGCAAAATTGGCGCGCCTGATCCACATGGCCGGCGAGCACGGTATTCCGCTGATTGGCATGAATGATTCCGCCGGCGCCTACGTCCCCGCCGGGGTTGGCGGATTGGACGGCTACTCCGAAGCATTCTATGCGCTGCGCAAGATCTCCGGAAAGGTTCCAAGCATCATGCTGATGTTTGGCTTCAATGCCGGCGGCGGCGCCTATCTACCGCGCCAGGGCTCTTTCATGATTCAGCCCAATGAAACGTTCTTTGGCCTGACCGGTCCTACCGTGGTGAAAGAGGTGCTTGGCGAGAACATCACGCCAGACGAGCTGGGCGGACCAATGGTCCACGGCAAGAGCGGCGTCGTCGATATCGTCGCTCCGGATGAACTTGGCGCGTTACGCAAGTCGTTGCGCTTGATGAGCTACCTGCCGGACAACAATCACAGCCTGGCGCCCTTCCATGCCACCAGCGACCCGATCGATCGCAAGACCTACGAAATCGAAATATTGCTGCGCCGTACCTTTACCAGCCCCAGCGGCTTCAATACGCCCTTCGACATGACGCTGATCATTCAGCAAATATGCGATCATGGCGCTTTCTTTGAAATTCAGCCGCAACGAGCGCGAAATCTGATCTGCGCTTTTGGGCGCTTGAATGGCCATGTGGTCGGATTCATGGCTAACAACTCGGCGGAAGCCTCCGGTCAGATCGACATCATGTCCGCCTACAAAGGATCGCGCTTTGTCCGCTTTTGCAACCTCTACAATATCCCGGTCATTTTCCTGGAGGATACGACAGGCTTCCTGCCCGGACGCGAACAGGAATCGAATGGCATTGTCCAGGCCGGACGCGCGTTGCTCGATTCGATCATTGATCTGCGCACGCCGCGCATCTTGCTGATCGTGCGCAACGCCTTTGGCGGCGCCTACGCCGTCTGGAACAGTCATTTCATAGGCGCCGATCTGGTATTTGCCTATCCGACGGCGCGCGTCGCTGTGATGGGACCGGCAGGCAAGGAATACGTATATAAGGAAGAAATGCAGGCAGCGCGCGCTAAATTTCGGGAGGCCTTGAAGGCTGGAACGCCGCAGGCCGAAGCGCAGAAGGCGCTCGATCAGACGCTGGCATCCCTTAACCAACGTTATGAGCGAGAGTTGATGAATCCCAAGGAAGCGCTATCGCTGGGCTCGATTTCCAGCGTGGTAATGCCCGAAGATACGCGGGCTCGCCTGGCCGAGTCGCTCAGCTATTTGATGCGTCGTTACAAGGCCAGCGCTTACAGCGATGTACAGCGCGAGTTTCACTGA
- a CDS encoding ABC transporter permease yields MQPIRGAGDALILLGRAALAAPHLWFKRHETLRQMYVAGVKSLFVVSIVAAFSGMIISLQAGLALRDFGQQDLIGQGIVITLTREFSPFMTALILAAAVGSSIAAEIGTMTVSEEIDALEVMSIDPVRYLILPRIYGFTIMVPVLSAYATLVGVLGGGLVANTQLNVEYVTYFNIVTDVLKSKTGLKDIWVGELKALIFGITVSTISCYHGLAARGGAIGVGIAVRKSVVQSFLFVLVLGYFVTTLFYR; encoded by the coding sequence ATGCAGCCCATCCGCGGCGCCGGGGATGCGCTGATTTTGCTGGGGCGGGCGGCGCTGGCGGCGCCACACCTGTGGTTCAAGCGACACGAGACCCTGCGCCAGATGTATGTTGCCGGGGTGAAGTCGCTCTTTGTAGTCAGTATCGTTGCCGCGTTTTCGGGGATGATCATCAGCCTGCAAGCCGGCCTGGCCTTGCGCGATTTCGGCCAGCAGGACCTGATCGGCCAGGGAATTGTCATCACGCTGACCCGCGAATTCAGTCCCTTCATGACGGCTCTGATTCTGGCGGCGGCAGTGGGCTCCTCCATTGCGGCTGAGATTGGAACAATGACGGTCTCCGAGGAAATTGACGCGCTGGAAGTGATGTCCATTGACCCTGTGCGCTACCTGATTTTGCCGCGCATCTACGGCTTTACCATAATGGTGCCGGTGCTCTCCGCTTATGCAACGCTGGTGGGCGTGCTGGGCGGCGGTTTGGTCGCCAATACCCAGCTCAATGTCGAATATGTAACCTATTTCAATATCGTAACGGATGTGCTCAAGAGTAAGACGGGACTCAAGGATATCTGGGTTGGAGAATTGAAGGCGTTGATCTTCGGCATTACCGTTTCTACAATTTCCTGCTACCATGGCCTGGCGGCGCGCGGCGGCGCTATTGGCGTGGGCATTGCGGTACGCAAATCGGTAGTGCAGTCCTTTTTGTTTGTACTGGTGCTTGGTTATTTTGTGACAACCCTCTTCTACCGGTGA
- a CDS encoding MlaD family protein, which yields MRTRIEKFRRQYGSLLVGLAFYSFMAVMGFLTIIASEIGLENRATRIPVRLLSAEGIRSGTPVYVNGVEAGSVHSLYYVTLGPRGELRPWREAGPSHGQTVIAILTFKERPTIYPNYRLISRYLSILGAKVIELNPGTAFDDGAPRHLALDYLELSLTDVAAYRASGKLPEDNRPMVSATNYDDPIYLVAEVLRENRNDVLAITTSLREITEKLNYGEHNIALLVNDARLADGTNRFLTDVNSLVGDAQAGVEDLRESRAYIDFLSVLVTVAGAFVGG from the coding sequence ATGCGAACGCGCATAGAAAAGTTTCGCAGGCAATATGGCTCGCTGCTGGTCGGACTGGCCTTTTACAGTTTCATGGCGGTGATGGGCTTTCTCACCATCATTGCTTCGGAAATTGGATTGGAGAATCGAGCAACGCGCATACCAGTTCGTCTGTTGAGCGCCGAAGGGATTCGTAGCGGCACGCCGGTATATGTAAACGGCGTGGAGGCTGGCAGCGTTCATTCTCTGTACTACGTAACGCTTGGTCCGCGCGGCGAGTTGCGTCCGTGGCGCGAAGCAGGACCCTCGCACGGGCAGACGGTCATCGCCATCCTCACATTCAAAGAGCGCCCCACAATCTATCCCAACTACCGTCTCATTTCTCGCTACCTGTCAATTCTGGGCGCCAAAGTAATCGAACTGAATCCTGGGACAGCTTTTGACGACGGCGCCCCCCGTCATCTGGCGTTGGACTATCTCGAACTGAGCCTCACGGATGTCGCCGCTTACCGCGCCAGCGGAAAGCTCCCTGAGGACAATCGTCCGATGGTCTCGGCCACGAACTACGATGATCCGATCTATCTGGTGGCGGAGGTGTTGCGTGAAAACCGCAATGACGTGCTGGCAATTACCACCAGCCTTCGCGAAATTACCGAAAAGCTCAACTACGGCGAACACAACATCGCACTTCTGGTCAATGACGCCCGCCTCGCGGACGGGACCAATCGCTTCCTGACGGATGTAAATTCGTTGGTTGGCGATGCGCAGGCTGGCGTTGAGGATTTGCGCGAGTCGCGCGCCTACATCGATTTTCTCAGCGTTCTGGTCACAGTAGCCGGGGCTTTTGTGGGCGGCTAA
- a CDS encoding ATP-binding cassette domain-containing protein: protein MSKAEETIIRMRGVKKRFGAREILRGVDIDVRRGEVMVLLGGSGTGKSVSIRHIVGLLDPDEGEVHVFNQQMSYSRNDVKAELRAHMGLLFQSGALINWLTVYENVALPLRELHRAPDHQVDAVVTEKLRWLGLLPARDLLPGSISGGMKKRVGLARALTTNPDILLYDEPTSGLDPVMSQVINELVRRLQKELGVTQVVVTHDMNSAYYIADRITFLYQGKVEFVGTPDEVRNTSNAILQQFINGRTQGPMVIDAEDPTTRKARNNGD, encoded by the coding sequence ATGTCAAAAGCCGAAGAAACGATCATTCGAATGCGCGGCGTCAAGAAACGCTTTGGAGCGCGTGAGATCTTGCGCGGCGTGGACATTGACGTTCGACGCGGCGAGGTCATGGTCTTGCTGGGCGGTTCTGGCACCGGCAAGTCGGTCAGTATCCGGCACATCGTAGGTTTGCTGGATCCCGACGAAGGCGAAGTGCATGTGTTCAATCAGCAAATGAGCTACAGTCGCAACGATGTGAAGGCTGAATTGCGCGCACATATGGGCTTATTGTTTCAAAGCGGAGCCTTGATCAACTGGCTCACTGTTTACGAAAATGTCGCACTGCCTTTGCGCGAATTGCATCGGGCGCCGGATCATCAAGTGGATGCCGTCGTTACCGAGAAGTTGCGTTGGCTCGGGCTCTTGCCGGCGCGCGACTTGTTGCCTGGCAGCATTTCGGGCGGTATGAAGAAGCGCGTTGGTCTGGCGCGCGCCTTGACTACCAATCCGGATATTCTGTTGTATGACGAGCCAACCTCCGGTCTGGACCCGGTGATGAGCCAGGTCATCAACGAACTGGTTCGACGCTTGCAAAAGGAGCTGGGCGTCACCCAGGTCGTCGTAACCCACGACATGAATTCAGCCTACTACATTGCCGATCGCATCACCTTCTTGTACCAGGGAAAAGTAGAGTTTGTGGGTACGCCCGACGAGGTGCGCAATACCTCCAATGCTATTTTGCAGCAGTTCATCAATGGCCGCACGCAGGGACCGATGGTTATCGACGCCGAGGACCCGACTACGCGCAAGGCTCGCAACAATGGCGACTGA
- a CDS encoding MlaD family protein encodes MKWLQNLLVGLLFFGALMMVGFFTIVSQSGPFAARGRQYVLFFDNAEGVKTGSRVTVLGVPSGLVDSVDLVAVDQANHPVASDSAERVGQRVAITIELQKEVVFYQNFRVAIKNESLIAGKVISIDPGSARANERGESAELVEVFSASPGELSENDQTALERYLAAGEGGRVRLEGVASGDPVAGIAELISENRQNVRETIENIRDITQKINTGQGTLGLLVNDDELHRNANTLVTDAQTVVKDLRESLEDTREQAPVTSFVRAALTAW; translated from the coding sequence ATGAAGTGGCTGCAGAATCTATTGGTCGGGTTACTCTTTTTCGGCGCTTTGATGATGGTCGGTTTTTTCACCATCGTTTCGCAAAGCGGACCCTTTGCTGCGCGCGGTCGCCAGTACGTTCTGTTTTTTGACAATGCCGAAGGCGTAAAAACTGGTTCGCGAGTGACCGTGCTTGGCGTTCCATCCGGATTGGTGGATTCTGTCGATCTGGTGGCCGTGGATCAGGCCAATCATCCCGTAGCTTCTGATTCCGCAGAGCGCGTCGGCCAGCGCGTCGCAATCACCATCGAGTTACAGAAAGAAGTGGTGTTCTATCAAAATTTCCGGGTCGCAATCAAGAACGAATCGCTCATTGCCGGCAAGGTGATCTCCATCGACCCCGGATCGGCGCGCGCCAACGAGCGCGGCGAGTCGGCGGAATTGGTTGAGGTCTTCTCCGCATCGCCAGGCGAGCTCAGCGAAAATGATCAAACAGCGTTGGAGCGCTATCTGGCGGCTGGCGAAGGCGGCCGCGTTCGCCTGGAAGGCGTGGCTTCTGGCGATCCCGTGGCCGGCATTGCCGAGCTGATCAGCGAAAACCGCCAGAATGTACGCGAGACCATCGAGAACATTCGGGATATCACCCAGAAGATCAATACCGGCCAGGGCACATTGGGCTTGCTGGTAAACGATGATGAATTGCATCGCAATGCAAATACGCTGGTTACCGACGCGCAAACGGTGGTGAAGGACCTGCGCGAGAGCCTCGAAGATACGCGCGAGCAGGCGCCGGTAACCAGTTTTGTGCGCGCCGCGTTGACCGCCTGGTAA